A genomic segment from Sphingopyxis sp. DBS4 encodes:
- the rpmE gene encoding 50S ribosomal protein L31 encodes MKKDIHPDYHMITVKMTDGTEYQTRSTWGKEGDVMTLEIDPTAHPAWTGGQGRMLDAGGQVAKFNKRFGGLTLKR; translated from the coding sequence ATGAAAAAAGACATTCACCCCGATTATCACATGATCACGGTCAAGATGACCGATGGCACCGAATATCAGACGCGTTCGACCTGGGGCAAAGAGGGCGACGTGATGACCCTCGAAATCGACCCGACCGCGCACCCGGCCTGGACCGGTGGCCAGGGCCGTATGCTCGACGCGGGCGGCCAGGTTGCGAAGTTCAACAAGCGTTTCGGTGGGCTGACGCTCAAGCGTTAA
- a CDS encoding OmpH family outer membrane protein codes for MKKIFTASALAIAALSVSPMFAAPAAAQARAVAVADVRAAAAKSNAFTVASQQIQTTYKAQIDQQETRGQTLQAEMNVLIAKYNEEAKKSPQNQTALQAAAKAVQDKRQAAQEELGKIGEPVELALAYVEDQISVRMNEAIKAAMTAKKVDLLLQPDAVLARENNVDITDAVVVELNKILPSVTITPPAGYKPGQLVQQRNQQLMDAARAAQPGAAATPAAGTPPTTR; via the coding sequence ATGAAGAAAATTTTCACCGCTTCGGCGCTTGCCATCGCCGCGCTGTCGGTTTCGCCCATGTTCGCCGCGCCCGCCGCCGCGCAGGCCCGCGCTGTCGCGGTCGCCGACGTGCGCGCCGCCGCCGCCAAGTCGAACGCCTTCACCGTCGCCTCGCAGCAGATCCAGACGACCTACAAGGCGCAGATCGACCAGCAGGAAACCCGCGGCCAGACGCTGCAGGCCGAAATGAACGTGCTGATCGCCAAATATAATGAAGAGGCGAAGAAGAGCCCGCAGAACCAGACCGCGCTGCAGGCCGCCGCGAAGGCGGTGCAGGACAAGCGTCAGGCCGCGCAGGAAGAGCTGGGCAAGATCGGCGAGCCCGTCGAGCTCGCGCTCGCCTATGTCGAGGATCAGATCAGCGTTCGCATGAACGAAGCGATCAAGGCCGCGATGACCGCCAAGAAGGTCGACCTGCTGCTGCAGCCCGACGCGGTGCTGGCGCGCGAGAATAATGTCGACATCACGGACGCGGTGGTCGTCGAGCTCAACAAGATCCTGCCGAGCGTGACGATCACGCCGCCCGCCGGCTACAAGCCCGGCCAGCTTGTCCAGCAGCGCAACCAGCAGCTGATGGACGCGGCGCGCGCCGCGCAGCCGGGCGCCGCCGCCACGCCGGCCGCCGGCACCCCGCCGACGACGCGCTAA
- the fabZ gene encoding 3-hydroxyacyl-ACP dehydratase FabZ, with protein sequence MADGEKGEAMGPADIRRILGLLPHRYPMLLVDRVESMVRDQSIHAVKAVTMNEPFFQGHFPGRPIMPGVLIVEALAQAGGVLAIESLGLAGSGKLVYFMGIDGVKFRKPVEPGHLLDLHVSILQAKRNICKFEGRAMLGDQLATECQFTAMIADPPSD encoded by the coding sequence ATGGCGGACGGGGAAAAGGGTGAAGCCATGGGTCCGGCGGACATCCGCCGGATTCTCGGCCTCTTGCCGCATCGCTATCCGATGCTGCTCGTCGACCGGGTGGAATCGATGGTCAGGGACCAGTCGATCCACGCGGTCAAGGCGGTCACCATGAACGAGCCTTTCTTTCAGGGCCATTTCCCCGGCCGGCCGATCATGCCCGGCGTCCTCATCGTCGAGGCGCTGGCGCAGGCGGGCGGCGTGCTCGCGATCGAATCGCTCGGCCTCGCGGGATCGGGCAAGCTCGTCTATTTCATGGGCATCGACGGCGTGAAGTTCCGCAAACCCGTGGAGCCGGGCCATCTGCTCGACCTCCACGTCTCCATCCTGCAGGCGAAGCGGAACATCTGCAAGTTCGAGGGACGGGCGATGCTGGGCGATCAGCTGGCGACCGAATGCCAGTTCACCGCGATGATCGCCGACCCGCCGAGCGACTGA
- the rseP gene encoding RIP metalloprotease RseP, producing MHDVPLWLYFVGFLLVLGPLVFVHEYGHYIVGRWCGVKADAFSIGFGRRIVGWTDRRGTEWKIGWLPLGGYVQFAGDRDAVSQPDAGWQTLPTEERSHTFPAQPVWKRALIVLAGPLTNLLFAILVFAGFFMAYGAPALPPVIGGVQAGSAAEAAGLRVGDRIVRIDGQAIESFDAIPNMVAYDLGRPAVIEVERGGDRFTVTLKPRITTITDDFGNKADMAIIGIRSGPITHTPVGPLAAVQASAAQTWDIMRLTGKALGQFLTGQRSVKEMGGPLRIAKQSGEQASLGPTALIWFIAFVSINLGFINLLPLPMLDGGHLLFYAYEAIRRRPAPAEAQEWAFRFGFVAIVTLMLVVTFNDLGSIGVWDRIARLIG from the coding sequence ATGCATGACGTGCCCCTGTGGCTGTATTTTGTGGGCTTCCTGCTCGTGCTCGGGCCGCTGGTCTTCGTGCACGAATATGGTCATTACATCGTCGGCCGCTGGTGCGGGGTAAAGGCCGACGCCTTCTCGATCGGCTTCGGGCGCAGAATCGTCGGCTGGACCGACAGGCGCGGCACCGAATGGAAGATCGGCTGGCTGCCGCTCGGCGGCTATGTCCAGTTCGCGGGCGACCGCGATGCGGTGAGCCAGCCCGATGCGGGCTGGCAGACGCTTCCCACCGAAGAGCGATCGCACACCTTTCCGGCGCAGCCCGTGTGGAAACGCGCCTTGATCGTCCTTGCGGGGCCGCTCACCAACTTGCTGTTCGCGATCCTGGTTTTCGCGGGTTTCTTCATGGCCTATGGCGCCCCGGCGCTTCCGCCCGTTATCGGCGGGGTGCAAGCGGGAAGCGCGGCGGAGGCCGCTGGACTCCGCGTCGGCGACCGCATCGTGCGGATCGACGGGCAGGCCATCGAAAGCTTCGATGCGATACCGAATATGGTCGCCTATGACCTCGGCCGGCCGGCCGTGATCGAGGTGGAGCGCGGCGGCGATCGGTTCACCGTCACGCTGAAGCCGCGGATCACGACGATAACCGATGATTTCGGCAACAAGGCCGACATGGCGATCATCGGCATCCGGTCGGGGCCGATCACCCACACGCCCGTGGGACCCTTGGCGGCGGTTCAGGCAAGCGCGGCACAGACCTGGGACATCATGCGCCTGACGGGCAAGGCCCTGGGCCAGTTCCTCACCGGGCAACGTTCGGTCAAGGAAATGGGCGGCCCCTTGCGAATCGCGAAGCAATCGGGCGAGCAGGCGTCGCTCGGGCCGACGGCGCTGATCTGGTTCATCGCCTTCGTGTCCATCAATCTGGGGTTCATAAATCTGTTGCCATTGCCGATGCTCGATGGCGGCCATCTGCTTTTCTATGCCTATGAGGCGATCCGGCGCCGTCCTGCCCCCGCCGAGGCGCAGGAATGGGCGTTCCGATTCGGTTTCGTGGCGATCGTGACGCTGATGCTGGTCGTGACTTTCAACGATTTGGGCTCAATCGGGGTCTGGGACCGGATCGCGCGCTTGATTGGATAA
- the bamA gene encoding outer membrane protein assembly factor BamA, which translates to MNSVASQKIRARTQLSALLMAGTMLAWPTAALHAQEAAPPTVPAPNVPAPTGEAVPTATTVKSITVTGNQRLEAQTILSYLRLRVGQPYTRATLDQALKDLAATELFKDYQISDEDGALTIQVAENPVINRVILEGNKRLKEDKIRPEIKLAPRQIFTRSKVRADVARIIELYKRQGRFAATVEPKMVSLDQNRVDVVFEINEGPKSKVRQINIIGNEKFSDGDLKDEMATKESGLLTILSSNTSYDPDRLAYDQQKLRLFYLQNGYADFRVISAVAELTSNKQDFIITYVVEEGERYKFGDVSVKSELRDFKPEMLQKLLPMKTGDWYNAKQVEDTVESLSETAGLFGYAFADINPEFHRNAETRTMDISFDVGESPRTYVERIDVNGNTLTHDKVVRREFRLNEGDAFNSFGVKRTENRLNSLGYFQENLEIDRKEGSTPDRIILETNVEEKPTGELSLSAGFSSIENFLLQGSIRQRNFRGLGQQLQASVNYSSYSKSIELGFTEPYLFDRNISIGGSVYRRDLNSFNFINNDRRTTFQQVTTGAQINVGVPLTEFMSFFGRYTINFDDVSLDKNLYYFGGQCDPLVAGRYLCDAIGKRTTSLLGYTLAYDDRDNRLRPTRGQSLSLSQDFAGLGGSVKYARTRVQGSKHFNLGNRFILNVSAEGGYIYPFGGRPTPTSDKVRLVDRFQLGEPQMRGFDIRGIGPRVIRFTDVDLTDPANPVLNSDLKNRNNLIDDALGGRAYYQGRLEMDIPLGTGAKELGLRPSIFLDVGSVWSVKRPTLTTLADFRDPSDGLTKYKCRNATTGDIKFATLTTGSTTLYSTCDSANGYAALAPFEERFYGNSWMPRVAIGAGVNWNSPFGPFRIDFAYALRKEEGDDTKRFSFNVGTQF; encoded by the coding sequence ATGAACAGCGTGGCTTCACAAAAAATCCGGGCGCGGACCCAGCTATCGGCGCTTCTTATGGCGGGAACCATGCTCGCATGGCCGACAGCGGCGCTCCACGCACAGGAAGCCGCACCGCCGACCGTTCCCGCGCCGAACGTCCCCGCGCCCACGGGGGAGGCGGTTCCGACCGCGACGACCGTGAAGTCGATCACCGTCACCGGCAACCAGCGGCTCGAGGCGCAGACGATCCTGTCCTATCTGCGCCTGCGCGTCGGCCAGCCCTATACCCGCGCGACGCTCGACCAGGCGCTCAAGGACCTCGCGGCGACCGAATTGTTCAAGGATTATCAGATCAGCGACGAAGACGGCGCGCTGACGATCCAGGTGGCCGAGAATCCGGTGATCAACCGCGTCATCCTGGAGGGCAACAAGCGCCTGAAGGAAGACAAGATCCGGCCCGAGATCAAGCTCGCGCCGCGCCAGATCTTCACGCGCTCGAAGGTCCGCGCCGACGTCGCGCGCATCATCGAGCTCTACAAGCGTCAGGGCCGCTTCGCCGCGACCGTCGAGCCGAAAATGGTCTCGCTCGACCAGAACCGCGTCGACGTGGTGTTCGAGATCAACGAAGGGCCGAAGTCGAAGGTCCGCCAGATCAACATCATCGGCAATGAGAAGTTCAGCGACGGCGACCTCAAGGACGAGATGGCGACCAAGGAGTCGGGCCTGCTGACGATCCTGTCGTCGAACACCAGCTACGACCCCGATCGCCTCGCCTATGACCAGCAGAAGCTGCGCCTCTTCTACCTGCAGAACGGCTATGCCGACTTCCGCGTCATCTCCGCGGTTGCCGAGCTGACCAGCAACAAGCAGGATTTCATCATCACCTATGTCGTCGAGGAGGGCGAGCGCTACAAGTTCGGCGACGTCAGCGTGAAGAGCGAATTGCGCGACTTCAAGCCCGAGATGCTGCAAAAGCTGCTGCCGATGAAGACCGGCGACTGGTATAATGCCAAGCAGGTCGAGGATACGGTCGAAAGCCTGAGCGAAACCGCCGGCCTGTTCGGTTACGCTTTTGCCGACATCAATCCCGAATTTCACCGCAACGCCGAAACGCGGACGATGGATATTTCGTTCGACGTCGGCGAAAGCCCGCGCACTTATGTGGAGCGCATCGACGTCAACGGCAACACGCTGACCCACGACAAGGTGGTGCGCCGCGAGTTCCGCCTGAACGAAGGCGATGCCTTCAACAGCTTCGGCGTCAAGCGCACCGAAAACCGCCTCAACAGCCTCGGCTATTTCCAGGAGAATCTGGAGATCGACCGCAAGGAAGGCTCGACCCCCGACCGCATCATCCTGGAGACCAATGTCGAGGAAAAGCCGACGGGCGAACTGTCGTTGTCGGCCGGCTTCTCGTCGATCGAGAATTTCCTGCTTCAGGGTTCGATCCGCCAGCGCAACTTCCGCGGCCTCGGCCAGCAGCTTCAGGCGTCGGTCAACTATTCGAGCTATTCGAAGTCGATCGAACTCGGCTTTACCGAACCCTATCTGTTCGACCGCAATATCTCGATCGGCGGCAGCGTCTATCGTCGCGATCTGAACTCGTTCAACTTCATCAACAACGACCGCCGGACGACGTTCCAGCAGGTGACGACCGGCGCGCAGATCAACGTCGGCGTGCCGCTGACCGAGTTCATGTCCTTCTTCGGCCGTTACACGATCAACTTCGACGATGTGTCGCTCGACAAGAATCTCTATTATTTCGGCGGTCAATGCGATCCGCTCGTCGCCGGCCGCTATCTGTGCGACGCGATCGGCAAGCGCACGACCTCGCTGCTCGGTTACACGCTCGCCTATGACGACCGCGACAACCGCCTGCGTCCGACGCGCGGCCAGTCGCTGTCGCTCAGCCAGGATTTCGCGGGGCTCGGCGGCAGCGTCAAATATGCCCGCACCCGCGTCCAGGGCAGCAAGCACTTCAACCTGGGCAACCGCTTCATCCTCAACGTCTCGGCCGAGGGCGGTTATATCTATCCGTTCGGCGGGCGCCCGACCCCGACGAGCGACAAGGTGCGCCTCGTCGATCGCTTCCAACTCGGTGAGCCGCAGATGCGCGGTTTCGACATTCGCGGTATCGGCCCGCGCGTCATCCGCTTCACCGACGTCGATCTGACCGATCCGGCGAACCCCGTGCTCAATTCGGACCTCAAGAACCGCAACAACCTGATCGACGACGCGCTCGGCGGGCGTGCCTATTATCAGGGCCGGCTCGAGATGGACATTCCGCTCGGCACCGGCGCCAAGGAACTGGGCCTGCGTCCGTCGATCTTCCTCGATGTCGGGTCGGTGTGGAGCGTGAAGCGCCCGACGCTGACGACGCTCGCCGATTTCAGGGATCCGTCGGACGGCCTGACCAAATATAAGTGCCGCAACGCGACGACCGGTGACATCAAGTTCGCGACGTTGACGACAGGCAGCACGACGCTCTATTCGACCTGCGACAGCGCCAATGGTTATGCCGCGCTCGCGCCGTTCGAAGAACGCTTTTACGGCAATAGCTGGATGCCGCGCGTCGCGATCGGCGCCGGCGTCAACTGGAACTCTCCCTTCGGACCCTTCCGGATCGACTTCGCTTATGCCCTCCGCAAAGAAGAGGGTGACGATACCAAACGCTTCTCATTCAACGTAGGAACCCAATTCTGA
- a CDS encoding glycerol kinase, which produces MAEKIIVIDEGTTSTRTMLFSADGTPLGSAQREFRQHYPGPGLVEHDAAEIWEATLACTREMIEQAGGTGAVAAIGITNQRETVVFWDRATGEPLAPAIVWQDRRSAADCAALKEAGYEPQAQAKTGLLLDPYFSGTKIGWALRHWPQLKEAGERLAVGTIESYLVYRLTGGAHVTDASNASRTLLMDINGAGGWDEGLCDLLGVPMALLPEITGCTAAVGTTDPELFGGAIPISGMAGDQQAATIGQACLSPGQTKATFGTGAFILSASGTARPVSNNRLLATILVQEGDVRSYALEGSVFVAGSLIKWLRDGLGLLASAGESEGLARSVADTGGVYLVPALAGLGAPHWRPDALAALSGLSFASTKAHVARAALEAQAYQAHDLKSAFAADGVDWAEVRIDGGMAANDWMAQDLADMLDIAVERPDFVESTALGAAMLAATGAGLYPDLASAAAAMRGTATRFTPALDADKRKTRLAGWQSALAKVLA; this is translated from the coding sequence TTGGCCGAAAAGATCATCGTCATCGACGAGGGGACGACCTCGACCCGCACGATGCTTTTCAGCGCCGACGGCACGCCGCTCGGCAGTGCGCAGCGCGAGTTTCGGCAGCATTACCCTGGCCCCGGCCTCGTCGAGCATGACGCCGCCGAGATCTGGGAGGCCACCCTCGCCTGCACGCGCGAGATGATCGAGCAGGCGGGCGGCACCGGCGCGGTTGCGGCGATCGGCATCACCAACCAGCGCGAGACCGTCGTCTTCTGGGATCGCGCGACCGGCGAGCCGCTCGCCCCGGCGATCGTCTGGCAGGACCGGCGCTCGGCCGCCGACTGCGCCGCGCTGAAGGAAGCGGGGTACGAACCGCAGGCGCAGGCGAAGACCGGCCTGCTGCTCGATCCTTATTTTTCGGGCACCAAAATCGGCTGGGCGCTCCGCCATTGGCCGCAGCTCAAGGAGGCGGGTGAACGCCTCGCGGTCGGCACGATCGAATCCTATCTCGTTTATCGCCTGACCGGCGGGGCGCATGTCACCGATGCCAGCAATGCTTCGCGCACGCTGCTGATGGACATCAACGGCGCGGGCGGCTGGGACGAGGGATTGTGCGATCTGCTCGGCGTGCCGATGGCGCTTCTTCCCGAAATCACCGGCTGCACCGCCGCCGTCGGGACGACCGACCCAGAACTGTTCGGTGGCGCTATCCCGATATCGGGCATGGCGGGCGACCAGCAGGCGGCGACGATCGGCCAGGCGTGCCTGTCGCCGGGGCAGACCAAGGCGACCTTCGGCACCGGCGCCTTCATCCTGTCGGCCAGCGGCACCGCGCGGCCCGTATCGAACAACCGCCTCCTCGCGACGATCCTCGTGCAGGAAGGCGACGTCCGCTCTTATGCGCTCGAAGGATCGGTGTTCGTCGCGGGCAGCCTGATCAAATGGCTGCGCGACGGGCTCGGCCTGCTCGCGAGCGCGGGCGAGAGCGAGGGACTCGCGCGTTCGGTCGCCGATACTGGCGGCGTCTATCTGGTCCCCGCCCTCGCCGGCCTCGGCGCGCCGCACTGGCGGCCCGATGCGCTCGCCGCGCTGTCGGGGCTGAGCTTCGCCAGCACCAAGGCGCATGTCGCGCGCGCGGCGCTCGAGGCACAGGCCTATCAGGCGCACGACCTCAAATCGGCGTTCGCCGCCGACGGCGTCGATTGGGCCGAGGTCCGCATCGATGGCGGCATGGCCGCGAACGACTGGATGGCTCAGGACCTTGCCGACATGCTGGACATCGCCGTCGAGCGCCCCGATTTCGTCGAAAGTACCGCGCTCGGCGCCGCGATGCTCGCTGCGACCGGCGCTGGCCTCTATCCCGATCTTGCGAGCGCCGCCGCCGCGATGCGCGGCACCGCGACGCGCTTCACGCCCGCGCTGGACGCCGACAAACGCAAAACGCGCCTTGCCGGGTGGCAAAGCGCGCTTGCAAAGGTTTTGGCGTAA